TTTAAGAAAGACCAATTTGGTTTTAGCATATTGATATAAATTCCAAATGGGATAAATGCAAGTACATTTAAGATTATTTCATTAAAATCTATTTGATTATTAACAATAACTGAATCAGCAAAAGGGGTTAAGTTAATTTCTCTAAAATCCGTGAAATGTCGCAAATCTTGAAATGAAAATTGCATTTTAAAGAGTATAATCCATGTTAATACAAATAAATATACGGCCAACAAGCCAACAGTTATTTTATTTTGATTATTTTTCGATTTT
The nucleotide sequence above comes from Psychrobacillus glaciei. Encoded proteins:
- a CDS encoding VanZ family protein, with the translated sequence MEKSKNNQNKITVGLLAVYLFVLTWIILFKMQFSFQDLRHFTDFREINLTPFADSVIVNNQIDFNEIILNVLAFIPFGIYINMLKPNWSFLKKIAPIAGVSLLFEVLQFIFAIGGSDITDLMGNTLGGIIGVGVYIVFCKLFSTKVNKILNVLASIGTMCIFALVLLLIIGVIRYGNYG